The following proteins come from a genomic window of Gymnogyps californianus isolate 813 unplaced genomic scaffold, ASM1813914v2 HiC_scaffold_34, whole genome shotgun sequence:
- the LOC127028527 gene encoding membrane-anchored junction protein-like encodes MSLKPFTSPLPETRFLRAGRLVYKFKIRYGNFNSAPDLDNTASAAKELEEAIRVILGNLDDLHLFSTDHFTIFPYLSKWERVSKMRFKHGKVHLVPYPYICTVYLELNSFQQNVSCGEEVNKGSDELVKRRKEVSESPAVEGRVKRRRVEVGAETSCPQSGMDRTGAECVHHRSKAKPGFETVSYRIFRRRQQHLFSPGFLKWQASKCFQVMFFFPFHLHHLHRDV; translated from the exons ATGTCGTTGAAGCCATTTACCTCTCCGTTGCCTGAAACAAGGTTTCTTCGTGCGGGCAGGCTGGTGTACAAGTTTAAAATCCGGTACGGCAACTTCAACAG CGCTCCTGATCTCGACAACACTGCAAGTGCTGCCAAGGAGTTAGAG GAAGCGATTCGAGTCATCCTTGGAAATCTTGATGATTTACATCTGTTTTCTACAGACCACTTCACTATCTTTCCGT ATTTGAGTAAATGGGAGAGAGTATCGAAGATGAGATTCAAACATGGGAAGGTCCATCTTGTGCCTTATCCCTACATTTGCACTGTGTATCTAGAACTCAACTCATTTCAGCAAAACGTATCTTGTG GTGAAGAAGTAAACAAGGGCAGCGATGAGCTT gtcaagagaagaaaggaagtgtCAGAAAGTCCTGCAGTGGAAGGAAGGGTGAAGAGGAGAAGAGTGGAAGTCGGAGCAGAGACCTCATGCCCACAGTCGGGTATGGACAG AACTGGAGCCGAGTGCGTTCACCATAGGAGTAAAGCAAAGCCTGGATTTGAAACGGTAAGCTACAGAATATTCAGAAGGAGACAACAGCATCTGTTTAGTCCTGGATTCTTAAAGTGGCAAGCATCAAAATGCTTCCaggtaatgttttttttcccttttcacctGCATCACCTGCATCGAGACGTTTGA